From Bacteroidales bacterium, one genomic window encodes:
- a CDS encoding lipid-A-disaccharide synthase translates to MKYYIIAGEASGDLHGSNLIKGLKQAEPDCEIRCWGGDLMQAAGGSLVRHYKDTAIMGFLEVLLNLRKILRNIAFCKEDILKWNPDVVILIDYPGFNFKIAKFAHNHGFTVFYYIAPKIWAWKESRGKHLQRYVDKLFIIFPFEIEYFKKRWNIDAVYRGNPLLDSIDNYRFINESKEDFCKRINDSSIAKSEAIRKNAQTYDNEDITAPLLLSASCKYIALLAGSRKIEIAYLLPRMLEVIGRYPSCKFLLAAAPSTSMDFYNSIIDKFNLKHPDRAVTKERMIILSGETYSILKHSDAAIINSGTASLETAIIGTPQVVCYGSSEITYQIAKHLVKLHYISLANLILDKQIFKELIQHTCTPELISKELDKLLNDANYIEQMKRDYAEVRRVLGGGGASKAVAEAIIENAKQILNKN, encoded by the coding sequence GTGAAATATTACATCATAGCAGGAGAAGCATCAGGCGATTTGCACGGCTCAAATCTGATAAAAGGATTAAAGCAGGCGGAGCCGGATTGTGAAATCAGATGCTGGGGCGGAGACTTAATGCAAGCTGCAGGAGGTTCATTGGTAAGGCATTATAAGGATACTGCAATTATGGGATTCCTGGAAGTTTTGTTAAACCTGCGCAAAATTTTACGCAACATAGCCTTCTGCAAGGAGGACATTCTAAAATGGAATCCGGATGTTGTTATACTAATAGACTATCCCGGCTTTAATTTTAAAATCGCAAAATTTGCTCATAATCATGGTTTTACAGTCTTCTATTATATTGCTCCAAAGATATGGGCATGGAAAGAGAGTCGCGGGAAACACCTGCAGCGCTATGTAGATAAGCTTTTTATCATCTTCCCGTTTGAGATAGAATACTTTAAAAAGAGATGGAACATTGATGCCGTATACCGCGGCAATCCTCTGCTGGACAGCATTGATAATTACCGCTTCATAAATGAAAGCAAAGAGGATTTCTGCAAGCGCATAAACGATTCATCCATTGCGAAATCTGAAGCCATACGTAAAAATGCACAAACATACGATAATGAAGATATAACTGCACCTCTTTTGTTATCAGCATCTTGCAAGTACATTGCACTTTTGGCCGGCAGCCGCAAAATTGAGATTGCATACCTGCTTCCGAGAATGCTGGAAGTGATTGGGAGATACCCCTCCTGCAAATTTTTGCTTGCTGCGGCACCATCAACATCAATGGATTTTTACAATTCAATAATAGATAAATTTAATCTTAAGCATCCCGACAGGGCCGTTACAAAAGAGAGAATGATTATCCTATCAGGAGAAACATACTCCATACTCAAACATTCTGATGCCGCTATAATCAATTCAGGTACAGCAAGTTTGGAAACAGCAATAATTGGAACTCCCCAAGTTGTATGCTACGGGTCCAGCGAGATTACATATCAAATAGCAAAACATCTTGTTAAACTTCATTACATAAGTTTGGCAAATCTTATTTTGGACAAGCAAATTTTCAAAGAGCTAATTCAGCATACATGCACGCCTGAGCTGATTTCAAAAGAATTGGACAAGCTGCTGAATGATGCAAATTATATAGAACAAATGAAGAGAGACTATGCGGAAGTCCGCAGAGTTCTGGGAGGAGGAGGTGCCTCAAAGGCTGTTGCAGAGGCTATTATAGAGAATGCAAAACAGATTTTAAATAAAAATTAG
- a CDS encoding YggS family pyridoxal phosphate-dependent enzyme: MSIASEILELRKELPQATRLVAISKFHTSDKIMEAYNAGQRVFGESRPQELAEKVKELPTDIEWHFIGHLQSNKIKMVVPYVKLIHSVDTEKLLYEIDSYAERNNLAANCLLEIFIAKEQTKQGFSDEEVSALLDKIKAAPLKSTIICGVMGMATFTDDQEEIKREFTHLSTFFHQMQQSHPELAPNFREISMGMTEDYKIAIANGSTLVRIGTKIFGPREY, translated from the coding sequence ATGAGTATAGCATCAGAGATATTAGAATTAAGAAAAGAATTGCCGCAAGCAACAAGGCTTGTGGCAATTTCTAAATTCCACACTTCCGATAAAATTATGGAGGCCTATAATGCGGGCCAGAGAGTTTTTGGAGAGAGCAGGCCGCAGGAACTTGCTGAAAAAGTAAAGGAGCTCCCGACAGATATTGAATGGCATTTTATAGGGCACCTGCAGAGCAACAAAATCAAAATGGTTGTTCCGTACGTAAAGCTTATCCACTCTGTGGATACAGAGAAATTGCTTTATGAGATAGACAGTTACGCTGAGCGCAATAATCTTGCTGCTAATTGTCTCTTGGAAATATTTATTGCAAAAGAACAGACTAAGCAGGGTTTTTCCGATGAGGAAGTTTCCGCTTTGCTGGATAAAATAAAAGCTGCCCCATTGAAAAGCACGATCATTTGCGGAGTGATGGGAATGGCTACTTTTACTGATGACCAGGAGGAAATCAAACGTGAATTTACCCACCTTTCAACGTTCTTTCATCAAATGCAACAATCTCATCCTGAGCTTGCTCCAAACTTCAGGGAGATATCAATGGGCATGACGGAAGATTACAAGATTGCAATTGCCAACGGCAGCACGCTCGTCCGCATCGGTACCAAAATTTTTGGTCCCAGAGAGTATTAA
- a CDS encoding nitroreductase family protein — MADNYLEKKFEEMQSGKKKKSAAKKTHISLDSLLLKNRSCRGYDSSYKVSDNELLNIIDINTKIPSARNQQILRFKIATKLNAQTSNDVDFITNNIKLAGALPELHLPFKGTEPNAYIIVYSTVPEGKWVYVDLGISAQSMLLKAVDMGLNGICIGAFNKEAISEHFKVKENLTPLMVIAIGKSIEKFQLLPISEEENHNYFRENGVHFIPKVKLSDLIV, encoded by the coding sequence ATGGCAGACAATTATCTAGAGAAAAAATTTGAAGAGATGCAAAGCGGCAAAAAGAAAAAAAGCGCCGCAAAGAAAACGCATATCTCGTTAGATTCTTTGCTGCTAAAAAATCGCAGCTGCCGCGGATACGATTCCAGTTACAAAGTATCTGATAATGAGCTGCTAAACATAATTGATATTAACACAAAAATTCCATCCGCCCGTAATCAGCAGATACTAAGATTTAAAATTGCAACCAAGCTCAACGCACAGACATCAAATGATGTGGACTTCATTACAAACAACATAAAACTTGCAGGCGCACTTCCGGAACTCCATCTGCCATTTAAGGGGACTGAACCAAATGCCTACATTATAGTTTATTCCACTGTTCCTGAGGGCAAATGGGTATATGTAGATTTAGGAATTTCTGCGCAGAGCATGTTGCTAAAGGCAGTTGATATGGGACTTAATGGCATCTGCATCGGAGCATTTAATAAGGAGGCCATATCTGAACATTTTAAGGTCAAGGAAAACCTTACGCCTCTGATGGTTATAGCAATTGGCAAGAGCATTGAAAAATTTCAGCTGCTGCCAATATCAGAAGAAGAAAATCACAATTATTTCCGGGAGAATGGAGTACACTTTATCCCCAAAGTAAAGCTTTCAGATTTAATAGTATAG
- the dapF gene encoding diaminopimelate epimerase, translating to MKIDAYKYQGAGNDFVILDNRSGKYKLTARQINLLCDRRFGIGADGLMLLGKSKKYDFSMRYFNADGKEGTMCGNGGRCLSAFAAQVGVKGKMVKNTACMGEKNVYDRNIQSFEFEAIDGYHKSQILKNAFAQKRKSASAKKTEKTSKECIVKLKMKDVDECKKYSSSAYFLDTGSAHYVEFVKDVKNYPVAEKGKYWRWHKDFKGGTNANFVSGTASGLFVRTYERGVEAETYACGTGITASCIAAYTDGCKRYVFCKKTPSGNNVKFNAEALGGKLSVEFLEKNGKFTEVYLTGPATFVFECEVEI from the coding sequence ATGAAAATTGATGCATATAAATACCAGGGAGCTGGCAATGATTTTGTAATTTTAGATAACCGCTCCGGAAAATATAAGCTTACTGCCAGACAAATTAACCTATTGTGCGACAGACGTTTTGGAATAGGAGCAGATGGTCTGATGCTGCTTGGCAAAAGCAAAAAATATGATTTTTCCATGCGTTATTTTAATGCTGACGGCAAAGAGGGAACTATGTGCGGGAACGGCGGAAGATGCTTGAGCGCCTTTGCGGCTCAGGTTGGAGTGAAGGGCAAGATGGTAAAAAACACTGCGTGCATGGGAGAAAAGAATGTTTATGACCGCAATATTCAATCATTTGAGTTTGAGGCTATTGACGGATATCACAAATCTCAGATTTTAAAGAATGCGTTTGCACAAAAGAGAAAATCCGCTTCCGCAAAAAAAACAGAAAAGACTTCTAAAGAGTGCATTGTAAAACTTAAAATGAAAGACGTGGATGAATGCAAAAAATACTCATCATCCGCATATTTCCTGGATACTGGTTCCGCTCACTATGTAGAGTTTGTAAAAGATGTTAAAAACTACCCTGTCGCCGAGAAAGGAAAATATTGGAGGTGGCATAAAGATTTTAAGGGTGGCACAAATGCTAATTTTGTCTCAGGAACTGCAAGCGGATTGTTTGTAAGGACTTATGAAAGAGGCGTAGAGGCTGAGACATACGCGTGCGGTACAGGCATAACAGCCAGCTGCATAGCCGCTTACACAGACGGATGCAAAAGATATGTATTTTGCAAGAAGACTCCTTCCGGCAACAATGTTAAATTTAACGCAGAGGCTCTTGGCGGAAAATTATCCGTTGAATTTCTGGAGAAGAATGGAAAATTTACGGAAGTTTATCTGACAGGTCCAGCCACATTTGTATTTGAATGTGAAGTTGAGATATAA